In Accipiter gentilis chromosome 18, bAccGen1.1, whole genome shotgun sequence, the following are encoded in one genomic region:
- the FKBP4 gene encoding peptidyl-prolyl cis-trans isomerase FKBP4, with protein sequence MTAEEMKADGAPMEGVDITPKRDEGVLKVVKREGSGTESPMIGDKVTVHYTGWLLDGTKFDSSLDRRDKFSFDLGKGEVIKAWDIAVATMKVGEICRITCKPEYAYGSAGSPPKIPPNATLIFEIELFEFKGEDLTDDEDGGIIRRIRKKGEGYSKPNEGALVEIQFEGRYGDRVFDRRELRFEIGEGDNYDLPHGLEKAIQKMEKSEESVFYLKPNYGFGSAGKEKFQIPPDAELQYEVKLKSFEKAKESWEMNTDEKLEQSCIVKERGTQYFKEGKYKRAALQYKKIVSWLEHESGLSDEEDTKARSLRLAAHLNLAMCHLKLKEYSQALENCNKALELDSNNEKGLFRRGEAHLAVNDFELARGDFQKVIQLYPSNKAAKVQLVTCQQKIREQHEKEKKMYANMFQRLADKDLKSAATLQTSHTEDAEMKDEQNGVEDKSEVDTEA encoded by the exons ATGACGGCGGAGGAGATGAAAGCGGACGGGGCTCCCATGGAGGGGGTGGACATCACCCCCAAGCGAGATGAGGGCGTCCTCAAG GTTGTCAAGAGAGAAGGCAGTGGGACAGAGTCTCCGATGATAGGTGATAAAGTGACTGTCCATTACACAGGATGGCTCCTTGATGGCACAAAATTTGACTCCAGTCTGGACAGGAGAGACAAATTTTCATTTGACTTGGGGAAAG GTGAGGTGATCAAAGCATGGGACATTGCTGTGGCAACTATGAAGGTTGGTGAAATCTGTCGGATTACATGTAAACCAGAATACGCCTATGGCTCAGCTGGGAGCCCCCCAAAGATACCTCCCAATGCTACACTGATTTTTGAG ATAGAACTTTTTGAGTTCAAGGGGGAGGACCTCACTGATGATGAAGACGGTGGCATCATCCGAAGAATCCGTAAAAAAGGGGAAGGCTACTCCAAGCCCAACGAGGGTGCACTTGTAGAGA TCCAGTTTGAAGGCCGATATGGAGATCGTGTTTTTGACAGGCGGGAATTGCGGTTTGAGATCGGAGAAGGTGACAACTATGATCTTCCTCATGGTCTGGAGAAAGCAATTCAAAAAATGGAGAAATCTGAGGAATCCGTGTTCTATCTCAAACCCAA CTATGGTTTTGGAAGTGCTGGGAAGGAGAAATTTCAGATCCCTCCAGATGCAGAGCTACAGTATGAAGTGAAACTCAAAAGCTTTGAAAAG GCTAAGGAGTCTTGGGAAATGAACACAGATGAGAAGCTGGAACAAAGCTGCATTGTGAAGGAGAGAGGCACACAGTACTTCAAG GAGGGGAAATACAAACGGGCAGCATTGCAGTATAAGAAGATTGTGTCATGGCTGGAGCATGAATCAGGACTCTCTGATGAGGAGGATACAAAAGCCAGAAGCTTGAGGCTTGCTGCTCACCTTAATCTAGCTATGTGCCATCTCAAGCTGAAGGAATACTCCCAGGCTTTGGAGAACTGCAACAAG gcacTTGAATTGGATAGCAACAATGAAAAAGGCCTCTTCCGGCGTGGAGAAGCGCACTTGGCTGTCAATGACTTTGAATTGGCCCGGGGAGATTTCCAGAAGGTGATACAACTTTATCCAAGTAACAAAGCTGCCAAAGTGCAACTGGTAACTTGTCAGCAAAAAATACGGGAGCagcatgagaaagagaaaaagatgtaCGCCAACATGTTCCAAAGGCTTGCAGACAAAGACTTAAAG TCAGCTGCTACTCTTCAAACCAGCCACACTGAGGATGCAGAAATGAAAGATGAGCAGAATGGAGTTGAAGATAAATCGGAAGTTGACACAGAAGCATAA
- the ITFG2 gene encoding KICSTOR complex protein ITFG2 isoform X2: MLTCVGVGDVCNKGKNLVVAVSAEGWFHLFDLTSPTSKHPDASGHHELAAAEEQKPVFKQHIPANTKVMLINDIDGDGKCELVVGYTDRVVRAFRWEDLSENSDHISGQLLLLKKWLLEGQVDSLSVNPGPDGSPEMMVSQPGCGYAILLCTWDSEQQATTEGRDNSVPSSEAPIRDVILHQTSGRIHNKNVSTHLIGSIGRGCSSENSGSGLFALCTLDGTLKLMEGADKLLWSVQVDHQLFALEKLDVTGNGHEEVIACAWDGQTYIIDHNRTVARFQADENVSAFCAGLYACKGGSNSPCLVYVSFNQKIYIYWDVQLERMESTNLLKILDCDPEFENLLQQLGVERSNVSAVKDLIHKTLYFPEKQQQSSPSQCQDPAGTDSSAHYTIIQDPL, translated from the exons ATG CTCACATGTGTTGGTGTGGGAGATGTATGCAATAAAGGAAAG AATCTCGTGGTGGCGGTGAGTGCAGAAGGCTGGTTTCATCTTTTTGACCTGACTTCTCCAACTTCAAAACACCCAGATGCTTCAGGCCACCATGAgttggcagcagcagaagagcagaagCCAGTGTTCAAGCAGCACATTCCTGCCAACACCAAGGTCATGCTGATCAATGACATTG ATGGAGATGGGAAGTGTGAGCTGGTGGTGGGTTACACTGATAGGGTGGTACGTGCCTTCCGCTGGGAGGACTTGTCGGAGAATTCAGACCATATCTCTGGGCAGCTGCTCCTGTTGAAGAAATGGCTGCTAGAAGGTCAG GTGGACAGCCTCTCTGTGAACCCAGGCCCTGATGGCTCACCGGAGATGATGGTGTCTCAGCCAGGCTGCGGTTATGCCATTCTGCTGTGCACCTGGGACTCAGAACAGCAGGCCACAACAGAGGGAAGAGACAACTCTGTCCCAAGCAG cGAGGCCCCTATTCGAGATGTTATTCTACACCAAACATCTGGACGGATTCACAACAAGAATGTTTCCACTCATCTAATTGGTAGCATTGGCCGAG GCTGCTCCAGTGAGAATAGTGGCTCCGGTCTCTTTGCCCTCTGTACTCTGGATG ggaCATTGAAACTCATGGAGGGAGCAGACAAGCTGCTTTGGTCTGTGCAGGTTGATCACCAGCTGTTTGCTTTGGAAAAGCTGGATGTTACT GGCAATGGGCATGAGGAGGTGATTGCCTGTGCATGGGATGGCCAGACATACATCATCGACCACAATCGGACTGTTGCCAGATTTCAAGCAGATGAGAATGTCAGTGCGTTCTGTGCAG GCCTCTATGCATGCAAAGGAGGAAGCAACAGCCCCTGCCTGGTTTATGTCAGCTTCAATCAGAAGATCTACATCTACTGGGatgtgcagctggagagaatggagTCCACCAACCTGTTGAAAATCCTGGATTGTGACCCAGAGTTTGAAaacctcctgcagcagctgggtgTGG AAAGAAGCAATGTTTCTGCTGTCAAAGATCTGATTcacaaaacactgtattttcctgagaaacagcagcagagcagcccctCGCAGTGTCAGGACCCTGCTGGAACAGACTCCTCTGCCCACTACACTATCATCCAGGATCCATTATAA
- the ITFG2 gene encoding KICSTOR complex protein ITFG2 isoform X1: protein MRSVSYVQRVALDFGGSLFPHAICLGDADNDTLNELVVGDTNGKLYVYKNDDSKPWAVRSCQGMLTCVGVGDVCNKGKNLVVAVSAEGWFHLFDLTSPTSKHPDASGHHELAAAEEQKPVFKQHIPANTKVMLINDIDGDGKCELVVGYTDRVVRAFRWEDLSENSDHISGQLLLLKKWLLEGQVDSLSVNPGPDGSPEMMVSQPGCGYAILLCTWDSEQQATTEGRDNSVPSSEAPIRDVILHQTSGRIHNKNVSTHLIGSIGRGCSSENSGSGLFALCTLDGTLKLMEGADKLLWSVQVDHQLFALEKLDVTGNGHEEVIACAWDGQTYIIDHNRTVARFQADENVSAFCAGLYACKGGSNSPCLVYVSFNQKIYIYWDVQLERMESTNLLKILDCDPEFENLLQQLGVERSNVSAVKDLIHKTLYFPEKQQQSSPSQCQDPAGTDSSAHYTIIQDPL, encoded by the exons atGCGGTCCGTCAGCTACGTGCAGCGTGTGGCGCTCGACTTCGGCGGCAGCCTCTTCCCGCACGCCATCTGCCTGGGGGATGCCGACAACGACACG CTGAATGAGCTAGTGGTGGGAGACACCAACGGGAAACTCTATGTTTACAAGAATGACGACAGCAAACCCTGGGCTGTGCGATCTTGCCAAGGAATG CTCACATGTGTTGGTGTGGGAGATGTATGCAATAAAGGAAAG AATCTCGTGGTGGCGGTGAGTGCAGAAGGCTGGTTTCATCTTTTTGACCTGACTTCTCCAACTTCAAAACACCCAGATGCTTCAGGCCACCATGAgttggcagcagcagaagagcagaagCCAGTGTTCAAGCAGCACATTCCTGCCAACACCAAGGTCATGCTGATCAATGACATTG ATGGAGATGGGAAGTGTGAGCTGGTGGTGGGTTACACTGATAGGGTGGTACGTGCCTTCCGCTGGGAGGACTTGTCGGAGAATTCAGACCATATCTCTGGGCAGCTGCTCCTGTTGAAGAAATGGCTGCTAGAAGGTCAG GTGGACAGCCTCTCTGTGAACCCAGGCCCTGATGGCTCACCGGAGATGATGGTGTCTCAGCCAGGCTGCGGTTATGCCATTCTGCTGTGCACCTGGGACTCAGAACAGCAGGCCACAACAGAGGGAAGAGACAACTCTGTCCCAAGCAG cGAGGCCCCTATTCGAGATGTTATTCTACACCAAACATCTGGACGGATTCACAACAAGAATGTTTCCACTCATCTAATTGGTAGCATTGGCCGAG GCTGCTCCAGTGAGAATAGTGGCTCCGGTCTCTTTGCCCTCTGTACTCTGGATG ggaCATTGAAACTCATGGAGGGAGCAGACAAGCTGCTTTGGTCTGTGCAGGTTGATCACCAGCTGTTTGCTTTGGAAAAGCTGGATGTTACT GGCAATGGGCATGAGGAGGTGATTGCCTGTGCATGGGATGGCCAGACATACATCATCGACCACAATCGGACTGTTGCCAGATTTCAAGCAGATGAGAATGTCAGTGCGTTCTGTGCAG GCCTCTATGCATGCAAAGGAGGAAGCAACAGCCCCTGCCTGGTTTATGTCAGCTTCAATCAGAAGATCTACATCTACTGGGatgtgcagctggagagaatggagTCCACCAACCTGTTGAAAATCCTGGATTGTGACCCAGAGTTTGAAaacctcctgcagcagctgggtgTGG AAAGAAGCAATGTTTCTGCTGTCAAAGATCTGATTcacaaaacactgtattttcctgagaaacagcagcagagcagcccctCGCAGTGTCAGGACCCTGCTGGAACAGACTCCTCTGCCCACTACACTATCATCCAGGATCCATTATAA